The genomic region TCGTCCAGCTCCGGCGGCCCGTGCAACACCACGGCCGCGGCGGTAGTCCCCCGCACCAGCCGCGCCGCCGCCGTCACCGACCCGGTGCCGATGCCCAGCAACACATCGGTCGGACTGGTCGGATGCGACTCGGTCGGATCATGCAGCGACAACCCCCGCAGCTCAACCTCCCGCCCCCGAGGCGCACAACCCAGCCGAGTGCCCAGCCCGCCAAGTACATCGACCAGTCGCTCAAGCGTGACCATGCGCGGCTCCCTGCCGTCCGCGCTGCTTGGCCCGGTTGCCACACCGCTGCATCGAGCACCAGCGCCGCTGACCGGGCCGGGAGGTGTCCACGAAGATCAGCTCGCAGTCACTGCCCGAACAATGCCGAACACGGTCGATGTAGGGCCCCCCGAACAACTCAATGGCATCCCTGGCAAAGGCGGACAACACGGCCGCCCCGGCAACCGGCTCCTGCCACTGCCGCCCATTGCTGGTCAACTTGGGCACCGGCGGCGGCGCGGCGGCCAACCGGTTCCAGTCGGAGAAGTGCACCCGCCGAATCGGCTCACGCCGCGCGGCCCGAACCGCACACTGCCAGACAGACTCCCGCAACTTCTTCAGCTCACCCAGCTCCGCAGCGCTCAACTCGATCCGCGCCTTACCGAACCGGGTGTCGGTCAACCACCGCCGGAAGTCCTCAACCTCACCCAGCACCTCCCAGGTGCCGCGCTCATCCTCCCCACTGCTGACCAGCAACTCCAGACACAACGCACCAGGATTGAACCGATACCGCTGCCCGTCATGCCCAACCATCGGCAGCCCAACCGCCTCGTCACCCATACCCGCCACCCTAACCGGTATAACCGGTACCCACCCCTCAAACCGGTAGCCCCACTTAAACCGGTTACCACCGGTCGTACAGACGGCCACCACCGATACAGGTGAACACCACTTGCCAGGGCGACCACCACTCGTGCACCCAGCCACCACTCACAAGGCCGACTGCCACTCAGAGAGTCGCCCGCCACTCATACGGTTGGTCAGTCGCCACGCACTCGGCCGCCACCCGCGAGCCTGACCTCCACCCGCGACGTTGCCCTCCGCCCGCGACGTGCCCTCCGCCCGCCACATTGGCCTCCGTCCTCGGCCTTGGTCGCCGCCCTCGGTCTTGGTTGCCACTCGCGAGATGGCCTGCATCCGCGCCGTTGGCCGCCATTCGTGCGGTCGATCGCCGCTGGTGGTCGGCAGCCCTCAAGTGGTTGATCAGCGGTCGCCATGCTGGCCGCCACCCCGCACGGTTGATCACCGCTCGCACGGTCAGCCACCGGCCGTGCCGGTGGCCACCGGTCATAGCAGTGCCCACCGGTTTAAGCGGTATTCACCGGTTAAACCAGCGGGCACCCGTTAAACGGGGACGCACCGGTTGGACCGGTGTGCATCGGTTGAACCGGTGTGAGCCGGTTTAACGGGTGCCCGCTGGTTAAAGCGGCGCGTCCCGGTCTAACCGGCACGCCCGGTTGAACCAAGCGCCCGGTTTGGACCGGTACTTCCGGCGCTCTCAAAGGCGCCCACCTGCCCGCCTCTCCTGTCCACCTCGCCGGCCCGTTGGCCCTGGCAGCCCGACCCGCCCATCCGCCCGCCTGCCGATGGCCCCACCCACCCGGTCTGCCCGCCCTGCCCGGCGGCACCGCCGCCCTGCCTGCCCGTTCATCCCGGCCTGCCCTTCCTCCCCGCCTGCCCGCCTGCCCCGCTCGCCTGACCTGTCCGGCTCACCCCGCTCGCCCGGCCTGCCCGGCTCGCCCGGCTGCGCGCTCGCACCGCTTACCTAAGCGCCCGCCCGAACACCCCCACCCCGCGCTCGCCCAGCCCGCCCCAACCTGCCGATCCCCGCCCCACCCGCAAGCACCCCCGCGCCACCGGCCTACTGTCGCGGACATGACACAGGTTCCGGTCTGGGTGCCGGTGGTCGTGGGGCTGCTGGGGCTCCTCGGTGTGCTCGGCGCCCAGTTCATCGCCGCCTGGCGGGAGGACCGCCGGTGGAACCGGGAGAAGCGCCGGGATGAGGACAACAAACGATTTGACGCCCGGCGTGAGGCTTATGCCCAGGTGATCGGCGCACTGGAGTCCTGGGACTGGGTGATGCACCCGCACAAGGACAAGGCGCGCGGGGTGGACTTGGTTATCGGCGAACTCGAACTTGTCGATCTGCGCACAGCCTGGATCGAAGCCAAGAATGTGCTTGGCCTGATCAATCTGGTGGGTACCCCCGAGATTCGGGATTTGTTGCGCACCGCAATGATTTCACGGTCCCGGCTCTCCCGTGAACTGACCCGGCCCGACAAGGACGGCATCCGGCTGGAGCTGGTCGAAAAGTACTGGTCCGAAGCCCAGGACACCTATGCGCGACTGCGCAATCTCATGCGGTCGGATCTCGGCTTCGAAGCTGTCGATCCCAAAGGCTCTCCCGCCCGGCCCGACCTGGTGGAAAGATGACGAAAGGAGGTGGTGTCGGATGACCACACATCGGGACGGCACCCCGGTCCTGATCACTGAGGCGCAGCAGTCCTACGAGGACCAGTTCGCGGCTCGGAAGCGCAAGTACTTCCTGATGATGTCGATGCGTATCCCGTGCCTGGTGGCGGCCGCGGCCTGCTACCAGATCCCGTGGCTGGCGATCGGTCTGCTGGTGTTGTCGGTGCCGCTGCCGTGGATGGCGGTGCTGATCGCCAACGACCGCCCGCCGCGAAAGGCGGAGAAGGTGAACCGGTTCCGGCGGGTGCGTGACGATACCGCCATCGAATCGAAACAACATCCTGTAATCGAGGGCTGATCTCCACCCGGAGTGGCGGTATGGTTACGTTCCGCTCAATCACAGGGGGCTCAGGTGGACGGTGCGGAAACTCGCCCAGTAGTTGTAGGTGCGGAAACTGGTCAGAGTCCGAGGTCAGGGATGTGCGGAGCGATCCATTGGGACCGGACCAACGACCTGGTCGTCGGGAACTTCACCGCGGCGCAGGCCAGTTGGCTCCGGCGGCACCTGTCCGGGTTCGCCTCACTGGTGCAGTGGCGAATGGATCAGTACCACACGGACTACCCGCTCGGTGCTGAGCTGGGCCTGCCGCTGCCGACCGAGGCCACCGAGGACCGCAGGCTGAACGCGATCCTGGACTGGCACTGTTGCGAGGAAGAGTCGGAAGAGGTCCGCCTCTGGCACGAGCCGGACCTGTTCGCCGGTCTGTACAAGGACATCAACCTGGTGTGGGCGACGCTGCCCGAGCGCGGCGGCATGGTCGTGCTGCGCGAGGAACGCCACATGCGTGCCTGGTTCCGGGTGCTGCTCGACTACCGGATCACCGCGGCGATCAGCTGGCGGGTGCCGGATGCGATCTACGACCTGCGCCGGGAACAGCCCGAGGCCGGCGACGAGCTCGGCCGCGCGTTCTACCTCACCACCTGGCTGTGGGACGTGGCGCACGAACTGGCCGAGATCAGCAAGATCACCGTTTCGCGCTGACGCACCGCGGATTCTCCGCCCGGGTATCCGCTGTAGCACCCAGCGCACACTGACGTCGCGGCCGCGCTCGATGCCCCGCCCGCACCGAGCGCCCCGCCATCACCCGCTGCCAGGATCGCGCGGGGCCGCCCGCCCAGCGGCCGACACCGCATCGCCTGCCCCGCAGTCGCGCCGCCCGCGCCATCGGCAGCCAGCGCCGGGGCCGTGCCGCCCGCCCGGTCGAGCGGGCCACGCCACCAGCTCCGCACCCGCCCGCTCAGCCCCGCACGTTCAGCGGACTCGGCGGCTGCGCACCCACCACCTGCACCGCCCGCGCCCCAGCCGCCACCCCGGCCGCCAGCGCCGCCGCGATCTCCGACCCGCCCCGCCAGGCCGCCAGCAGCCCCGCGTTGAAGGCATCGCCCGCGCCGGTGGAGTCCACGCAGTCCACCACCGGGGCGTCCGCGTTCACCGTCGCGTCGGCCGCCACCCAGTGCGCCCCGCCGTCGCCCGAGGTCACCGCCACCGCACCGACCACCGCCAGCAGCTCCCGCGCCGACTCCGGATCCGTGGACCCGGTCAGCACCGCCAGCTCGTCCGCGTTCGGCAGCAGCAGGTCGACGCCGGCCACCAGCTCCAGGAACCTCGTCGCGCCCAGCCGGGTGATCAGTGTGGCGGCCTGTGGGTCCACCGAGGTGGTCAGGCCCGCCGCCCGGGCCGCGGCCAGCGCCGCCACGCCCGCGGGGCGCGAGCCCTCGTCGAGCAGGACGTAGCCGGACAGGTGCAGGTGGTCCGCGCCGAGCAGGGCGCTGGGGGCGATGTCGGCGGGGGACAGGCGGGCGTTGGCGCCCCGGTCGGGCAGCATGGTGCGCTGGCCGGCCTCGTCCACCAGGACCACCACACAGCAGGTCGGAGCGCTCTCATCGACGACCAGCGCGGTGGTCACGCCCGCCGCGTCGAGTTCCGCGCCGACCCGGTGACCGGCGATGTCGCCGCCGATCCGGCCGATCAGCACCGCCTCGGCCCCGCAGTGGGCGAGCCAGGCCGCGGTGTTCGCGCCCGCGCCGCCGACCACCATGCGCACCGCCGAGCGGGTGTCGCCGCCGTGCACCAGGGGTCCGTCGTGCCGGGCCACCACGTCCAGGCCGGCATCGCCGACCACCACGATCCGCGCCATCTCAGCTCACCCCGCCCAGTTCGACCGCCACCCGCGCCGCCAGGTCCGCGTTGGACAGCACCAGCGCCGCGTTCGCGTCCAGACTCACACCCGCGCTGGCCTGGTGGAAATGGGCCAGCAGCACCGGCGTGACGTCCTTGCCGTGCACGTTCCGCTCGGCCAGCAGGGCCAGGCCCTCGGTCAGCAGCCGGTCGTGCAGGGCGCGGTCCATCTCCGCCCCGGCCGGGATCGGGTTGGCCAGCAGCACCCCGGCCGAACCCGGCACCTGGGTGCGGTGCGCGGCCACCACCGCGGCGGCCTCGGCTGGGGTGTCCACCCGCCAGGGCACCTCCAGCTCGGACTCGCGCAGGTAGAAGGCGGGGAAGCGGTCCGTGCGGTAGCCGAGCACCGGCACCGAGGAGGTCTCCAGCAGCTCCAGGGTGGCCGCGATGTCCAGCACCGACTTCACCCCGGAGCACACCACCAGCACCGGGGTCTGGGCCAGCACCGCCAGGTCGGCGGAGACGTCCCAGCTCTCCCGCGCGCCGCGGTGCACCCCGCCCAGCCCGCCGGTGGCGAACACGCCGATGCCGGCCCGCTGCGCCAGCGCGGCCGTGCTGGCCACCGTGGTCGCCCCGCTGCGGCCGAGGCCGATCGCCACGCCCAGGTCCCGGCGGGAGAGTTTGGCCAGGTCAGCGGCTGGGTCGCAGACCAGTTCCAGCTCCGCGGGGGACAGGCCGACCACCGGTGTGCCGTCCAGCACGGCGATGGTCGCGGGCACCGCACCGGCGGCGCGCACCACGTCCTCCAGCTCCCTGGCCACGCTCAGGTTGCGGCCGGGCGGCAGTCCGTGCGCGAGGATGGTGCTCTCCAGCGCGACCACGGCGCCCCCGTCTGCCAGCGCCGATCGCACCTCGTCACTCACCCGCAGCACCGCTGCCTCCTTCTCGCTGAACTCCGCCTGTCCGTGAGGCATCATGGTGCACGTGAGTACCCAGACTCTTCCCGAGGTCGACACCACCCCGGACGCCACCGACAGCACCAGCGACGACTCGCCGAAGATGTTCCACTACGTGCGCAAGGCCAAGATCGCGGAGAGCGCGGTCATGGGCACGCACGTGGTGGCGCTGTGCGGCGAGGTGTTCCCGGTGACCAAGTCGGCCAAGCCCGGTTCGCCGGTCTGCCCGGACTGCAAGAAGATCTACGAGAGCCTGCCGCCCGGCGGCGGTGCGTGAGCGCGGTTCTCGAACACGCTCAGCTCTCGGTCCGGCCAGGTGCGGAGGCGGCCTTCCTGGACGCCTTCGCCCAGGCCCGGCCGCTGATCTCCGGCCAGCCCGGGTTCCGTTCGCTGCGGTTGTCCCGCTGTGTGGAGCGGCCCAGCGAGTTCCTGCTGCTCGTGGAGTGGGACAGCGTGGCCGCGCACGAGGAGGGCTTCCGGCGCTCGCCGGAGTACCCGAGGTGGCGTGAGCTGCTGCACCACTTCTACCAGCCGTTCCCGGTGGTCGAGCACTACCTCGACGCGCTCCCCGGCGTTTAGGCCCGCAGCAGCACGCAGGCCGCGGTGCCGGTGGCGAGCAGGGTCCCGCCGACCACGAGCCACCACTGGCCGCGGGCCGGGTCCAGCAGCGCCGCCGAGCCGAACAGGGACGCGGCCACCCCGCTGCTCGCGCCCGCGAGGGTCGCCGCCAGGGGTCCGGTCACGCCCGCGGCGATGACGAGCAGCACACCGAGCACGACCACCGACCATCCCCAGGCGCGGGCCGGGCGGCCCGCCACGCCGATCAGATCCTCCACCCGGATGACGGTAGTCGCCGAACACGCTGCGCTGTCACCACATCAGGGATTCCGCACCTCCGGTCGCGATCTTTGCCCGATCGGTGTCTCAACCGTTTCCCCGCCGGTGCCGATGGTGATCAACATTGGTCCACGGAAGGAGACGCTGATGCCCGCCAGTCGTGCTGTGCTCGCCTCACTCGGCGCCGTGGCGCTGGCCGCCTCGGTGCTCAACGCGCCGTCGGCGGCCGCGCAGGCCCGGGAGTACCACCTGGACTGCTCAGCACGGAGTGTCGGCACAGGCACCGCGGAGTCGCCGTGGAACCGGCTGGAACAGGCGAACGCGTTCACCTTCTCCCCCGGTGACCGGCTGCTGCTGCGCCGCGGCACCGAGTGCGGCGGCGTGCTCAGCCCGCGCGGTTCCGGCTCCCCGACCAGGCCGATCCAGCTCGGCGCCTACGGTGAGGGCGGCAAGCCGCACATCGCCGGCGGCGGCGCGCGGGCCGCGGTGCACCTGAACAACGTGCAGTACTGGGAGATCAGGGACCTGCGGGTGAGCAACTCCGGCCCGCAACCCGGTCCCGAGCAGCGGCGTGCCGGCATCCACGTGACGCTGACCGACTTCGGGGTCGGCCATCACTACGTGGTCGCCGATGTCGAGGTGCACGACGTCAACGGCTCCGACCACAAGGACCCCGACCCCAGCGGCGGCATCCTGTTCAGCGCGCTCGGCTCGAAGCGGCCGACCCGGTTCCAGGGCGTCCTGATCGAGCGCAACAAGGTCACCAGGGTGGATCGCACCGGGATCGGCACCACCTCGCTCTGGGCCAAGCGGTCCGAGCACCCGGCCGGGCCCGGCAGCTCCTTCGCGCCGATCCGCGGCCTGGTGGTGCGGGACAACGTGGTCACCGACGTCGGCGGCGACGGGATCGTGCCGCAGAACACCCTGGGCGCGCTGGTGGAGCGCAACCGGGTGCACAAGTTCAACATGCGCTCCAGCGGCTGGAACGCCGGGATCTGGGCCTGGAACTCCGATGAGGCGCTGTTCCAGTACAACGAGGTCTCCGGCGGCTTCGGCGTCAAGGACAGCATGGCCTTCGACTTCGACGGCGCGTCCAGGAACGTGCTGTACCAGTACAACTACAGCCACGACAACGACGGCGGCGCGCTGCTGGTGTGCAACGCCGAGGGCGCGGTCAACGACGGCGGCATCTTCCGGCACAACATCAGCCAGCACGACGGGCACCCGGACGTCGCGGTGATCAACATCTCCTGCGCGAAGGCGACCAACGTGCGGATCCACCACAACACCTTCTTCACCGCCCGCAACACCAGGATGGTGGCCAACTACATAGACACCCAGGTGGTGGCCGCCAACAACGTCTTCGCCCGCGCCGACGGCAACTCCGCCATCCAGGACCAGCACGGCCGCTACCTGGCCAACGCCTACCTCAACGTGCCGGTGCCGGAGCGG from Crossiella sp. CA-258035 harbors:
- a CDS encoding CGNR zinc finger domain-containing protein — its product is MGDEAVGLPMVGHDGQRYRFNPGALCLELLVSSGEDERGTWEVLGEVEDFRRWLTDTRFGKARIELSAAELGELKKLRESVWQCAVRAARREPIRRVHFSDWNRLAAAPPPVPKLTSNGRQWQEPVAGAAVLSAFARDAIELFGGPYIDRVRHCSGSDCELIFVDTSRPGQRRWCSMQRCGNRAKQRGRQGAAHGHA
- a CDS encoding DUF3099 domain-containing protein is translated as MTTHRDGTPVLITEAQQSYEDQFAARKRKYFLMMSMRIPCLVAAAACYQIPWLAIGLLVLSVPLPWMAVLIANDRPPRKAEKVNRFRRVRDDTAIESKQHPVIEG
- a CDS encoding DUF2017 family protein — protein: MCGAIHWDRTNDLVVGNFTAAQASWLRRHLSGFASLVQWRMDQYHTDYPLGAELGLPLPTEATEDRRLNAILDWHCCEEESEEVRLWHEPDLFAGLYKDINLVWATLPERGGMVVLREERHMRAWFRVLLDYRITAAISWRVPDAIYDLRREQPEAGDELGRAFYLTTWLWDVAHELAEISKITVSR
- a CDS encoding PfkB family carbohydrate kinase, whose amino-acid sequence is MARIVVVGDAGLDVVARHDGPLVHGGDTRSAVRMVVGGAGANTAAWLAHCGAEAVLIGRIGGDIAGHRVGAELDAAGVTTALVVDESAPTCCVVVLVDEAGQRTMLPDRGANARLSPADIAPSALLGADHLHLSGYVLLDEGSRPAGVAALAAARAAGLTTSVDPQAATLITRLGATRFLELVAGVDLLLPNADELAVLTGSTDPESARELLAVVGAVAVTSGDGGAHWVAADATVNADAPVVDCVDSTGAGDAFNAGLLAAWRGGSEIAAALAAGVAAGARAVQVVGAQPPSPLNVRG
- a CDS encoding pseudouridine-5'-phosphate glycosidase gives rise to the protein MLRVSDEVRSALADGGAVVALESTILAHGLPPGRNLSVARELEDVVRAAGAVPATIAVLDGTPVVGLSPAELELVCDPAADLAKLSRRDLGVAIGLGRSGATTVASTAALAQRAGIGVFATGGLGGVHRGARESWDVSADLAVLAQTPVLVVCSGVKSVLDIAATLELLETSSVPVLGYRTDRFPAFYLRESELEVPWRVDTPAEAAAVVAAHRTQVPGSAGVLLANPIPAGAEMDRALHDRLLTEGLALLAERNVHGKDVTPVLLAHFHQASAGVSLDANAALVLSNADLAARVAVELGGVS
- a CDS encoding DUF3039 domain-containing protein, which produces MSTQTLPEVDTTPDATDSTSDDSPKMFHYVRKAKIAESAVMGTHVVALCGEVFPVTKSAKPGSPVCPDCKKIYESLPPGGGA
- a CDS encoding antibiotic biosynthesis monooxygenase, whose amino-acid sequence is MSAVLEHAQLSVRPGAEAAFLDAFAQARPLISGQPGFRSLRLSRCVERPSEFLLLVEWDSVAAHEEGFRRSPEYPRWRELLHHFYQPFPVVEHYLDALPGV
- a CDS encoding right-handed parallel beta-helix repeat-containing protein — encoded protein: MPASRAVLASLGAVALAASVLNAPSAAAQAREYHLDCSARSVGTGTAESPWNRLEQANAFTFSPGDRLLLRRGTECGGVLSPRGSGSPTRPIQLGAYGEGGKPHIAGGGARAAVHLNNVQYWEIRDLRVSNSGPQPGPEQRRAGIHVTLTDFGVGHHYVVADVEVHDVNGSDHKDPDPSGGILFSALGSKRPTRFQGVLIERNKVTRVDRTGIGTTSLWAKRSEHPAGPGSSFAPIRGLVVRDNVVTDVGGDGIVPQNTLGALVERNRVHKFNMRSSGWNAGIWAWNSDEALFQYNEVSGGFGVKDSMAFDFDGASRNVLYQYNYSHDNDGGALLVCNAEGAVNDGGIFRHNISQHDGHPDVAVINISCAKATNVRIHHNTFFTARNTRMVANYIDTQVVAANNVFARADGNSAIQDQHGRYLANAYLNVPVPERDARAVNGDPRLVNPGSASGLLDLGGYRLRSGSPALRAGQPVPAAGNRDVFGNPMPSVPNIGAYQGPGVNGA